From the Lentisphaera araneosa HTCC2155 genome, one window contains:
- a CDS encoding phosphatase, with amino-acid sequence MKVAVVDIGSNAIRSTFYGIDQIHGDEILMKKLSYLRLPIRLGEDVFKDGKISLAKVSNVLSMSHAFKHLCMIHEVTDYRLVATSAMREADNGGALIELVKSQVEVEIELISGDEEAEMIFESIFLCEQVDTTGSYMTIDVGGGSTEITFLNHGERCEAKSFRLGSVRCQNSVDQDEWTKFQQWIKKYAKKYQPSRAIGTGGNINKMHRLCGVRNNKVLSLKDFEEKVEYLKQFTYKELVEEEKLKTDRADVIIPASNIYLEAMRQAGVDEIIVPKVGLAEGVARKLFRHHLEKS; translated from the coding sequence ATGAAAGTAGCGGTAGTCGATATTGGGTCCAATGCGATTCGCAGTACTTTTTATGGTATTGATCAGATTCATGGTGACGAGATTTTGATGAAAAAACTCTCTTATTTACGGCTCCCGATTCGTTTAGGTGAAGACGTATTTAAAGATGGCAAAATTTCTTTAGCAAAAGTGAGTAATGTCTTGAGCATGTCCCATGCCTTCAAACATTTATGTATGATTCATGAAGTGACTGACTATCGCTTAGTTGCGACCTCCGCAATGCGTGAAGCAGATAATGGGGGTGCGCTTATTGAATTGGTTAAGTCTCAGGTGGAAGTTGAGATTGAATTGATTTCGGGGGATGAGGAAGCCGAGATGATTTTTGAGAGTATTTTTCTCTGCGAGCAAGTAGATACAACTGGTTCTTATATGACGATTGATGTGGGTGGAGGAAGTACAGAAATCACTTTTCTTAACCACGGTGAGCGCTGTGAGGCAAAATCGTTTCGTCTAGGCTCTGTACGTTGTCAAAATTCTGTTGATCAAGATGAGTGGACCAAGTTTCAGCAATGGATAAAGAAGTACGCGAAAAAATATCAGCCAAGCCGTGCGATTGGAACCGGCGGAAACATTAATAAAATGCACAGGCTTTGTGGGGTTCGCAATAATAAGGTTTTATCCTTGAAAGATTTCGAGGAGAAAGTCGAGTATTTGAAGCAGTTTACTTATAAAGAATTAGTCGAAGAAGAGAAGTTGAAGACAGACCGTGCAGACGTCATTATCCCCGCATCCAACATCTACTTAGAGGCCATGCGCCAAGCAGGGGTGGATGAAATTATTGTTCCAAAAGTTGGTTTAGCAGAAGGTGTGGCAAGGAAACTGTTTCGTCATCATTTAGAGAAATCTTAG
- a CDS encoding family 16 glycoside hydrolase: protein MKVLTILILSLLSSCTFHTDNGLDLLGESKNWKTSNYGSGGEFKLASKLATLEMGDPICGMTWAGQELPKNNYQIELEAKRTQGNDFFVGLTFPIKEQFCSLIISGWGGTVTGLSSIDGVDASENETSCDIEINNHQWYKIKLVVSNKAITVDVDGKQIIYYPTQNRTFSIRPEVEPSKPLGLATFYTAAQYRNFYLKKLD, encoded by the coding sequence ATGAAAGTCCTCACAATTTTAATACTAAGCTTACTTAGTTCATGCACTTTCCACACAGACAATGGGCTTGACCTTTTAGGCGAATCTAAAAACTGGAAAACATCTAATTATGGAAGTGGTGGTGAGTTCAAGCTCGCAAGTAAGCTTGCTACACTCGAAATGGGCGACCCCATATGCGGTATGACTTGGGCGGGCCAAGAACTTCCTAAAAATAATTACCAAATCGAACTGGAAGCCAAACGTACACAAGGTAACGACTTCTTTGTCGGACTAACTTTCCCCATTAAAGAGCAATTCTGTAGCCTCATCATTTCAGGCTGGGGTGGCACCGTCACTGGCCTGTCTTCTATCGATGGCGTGGACGCCTCTGAAAATGAGACGAGTTGTGATATAGAAATCAACAATCATCAATGGTACAAAATCAAACTCGTCGTCAGCAACAAAGCTATTACTGTGGATGTGGATGGCAAGCAAATTATTTACTACCCCACTCAAAACCGAACTTTCTCAATCCGTCCAGAAGTTGAACCAAGCAAGCCACTCGGACTCGCCACTTTTTACACCGCAGCTCAATACCGGAATTTCTATCTCAAAAAGCTCGACTAA
- a CDS encoding phospholipase D family protein, producing the protein MAQFLNHDDLSFHFHRLMTQAQKKLILVTPVLKFNKKFKQLLEIKNNSAAKIKVIYGISRLSNDEMKFLKNLEFVHNSVCNDLHASIFLNEHKCIIGGLNLHEFYTPEKGALGVLLNAKQDADAYQNAYQHALELTKISSTVTIAFARTFS; encoded by the coding sequence ATGGCCCAATTTTTAAATCATGATGATTTATCATTTCACTTTCACCGTTTGATGACTCAAGCACAAAAAAAATTAATCCTCGTCACCCCCGTTCTTAAGTTCAATAAGAAATTCAAACAGCTCTTGGAAATAAAAAATAATTCTGCTGCTAAAATCAAGGTCATATATGGCATCAGCCGTTTGAGTAATGATGAAATGAAATTCTTAAAGAATCTAGAATTTGTTCACAATAGTGTCTGTAATGACTTACATGCCAGTATCTTCCTGAATGAACATAAATGTATAATTGGTGGCTTAAACCTTCATGAATTTTATACTCCTGAGAAAGGGGCACTCGGCGTACTACTAAATGCAAAGCAAGATGCTGACGCTTACCAAAACGCCTATCAACACGCCTTAGAATTAACAAAAATAAGCAGCACTGTAACTATTGCCTTTGCTCGTACCTTTTCATAA
- a CDS encoding arylsulfatase, giving the protein MRFIIPLLLFALNLSAADKPNIIYILADDLGYGDLGCYGQKVIQTPHLDKMAANGMKFTQHYSGSTVCGPSRSCLLEGKHSGNTYVRGNGMLQMRQDPHDLIFPKALQKAGYHTAMIGKSGMGCNTDDAALPYQKGFDYFFGFTSHTQAHWFFPTHLWKNDGKVTKVEYPNNTLHEGDNYSSEVVMNEALDYVERQKDGPFFLHLAFQIPHASLRAKEEWKAKYRPILKEKLLPKKDKHPHYSYEREPKTTFAAMVSYMDHNVGLLNKKLEDLGLAENTLIMFASDNGAMQEGGHKRDSFDSNGVLRGGKRDMYEGGVRTPMIAYWPGKIKAGQTSDHISAFWDISPTVRELAGAKVQEDTDGISFVPTLLGKGSQTKHDYLYWEFFEQGGKRAIRMGKWKLILYKTNTDLNPKMELFDLEADISEQKDLSKQLPEKVSALLKLMDKAHTPAENPTFKFASERTPEELQRLKKSKKKKNNKK; this is encoded by the coding sequence ATGAGATTCATTATCCCTCTTCTTCTTTTTGCTCTGAATCTTTCTGCTGCAGATAAACCCAATATTATTTATATCCTTGCCGATGACCTCGGCTATGGAGACCTAGGCTGTTATGGCCAAAAAGTTATTCAAACTCCCCATTTAGACAAAATGGCAGCGAACGGAATGAAATTCACGCAACATTACTCAGGCAGTACTGTTTGTGGCCCTTCACGTAGCTGTTTACTGGAGGGTAAACACTCAGGTAACACTTACGTTCGTGGAAATGGTATGCTCCAAATGCGCCAAGATCCCCACGATTTGATTTTTCCAAAAGCTCTTCAAAAGGCAGGTTATCACACAGCCATGATCGGCAAATCGGGCATGGGTTGTAATACCGACGATGCGGCTCTCCCCTACCAAAAAGGCTTTGATTATTTTTTCGGATTCACTTCACACACACAAGCCCACTGGTTTTTCCCCACCCACCTATGGAAAAATGATGGTAAAGTCACCAAGGTTGAATACCCGAACAATACACTTCACGAAGGCGACAACTACAGCTCTGAAGTGGTCATGAATGAAGCCCTCGATTACGTTGAGAGACAGAAAGATGGTCCTTTTTTCCTTCACCTCGCCTTTCAAATCCCCCATGCGAGTTTACGTGCCAAAGAAGAATGGAAAGCCAAATATCGTCCAATCCTAAAAGAAAAGCTTTTACCGAAAAAGGACAAGCACCCCCACTACTCTTACGAGCGCGAACCTAAGACAACTTTTGCAGCGATGGTGTCCTACATGGATCACAATGTTGGGCTACTTAATAAAAAACTCGAAGACTTAGGTCTTGCTGAAAACACACTCATCATGTTTGCCAGCGATAATGGCGCCATGCAGGAAGGCGGTCACAAACGCGATAGCTTTGACTCCAATGGCGTCCTACGTGGTGGCAAACGCGACATGTATGAAGGTGGTGTTCGAACACCTATGATTGCCTATTGGCCAGGGAAAATCAAAGCTGGTCAAACAAGTGATCACATTTCTGCCTTTTGGGATATTTCACCCACTGTTCGTGAGCTCGCTGGTGCAAAAGTCCAAGAAGATACTGATGGCATTTCATTTGTCCCCACACTCTTAGGCAAAGGCTCACAAACTAAACATGACTACCTCTATTGGGAATTTTTTGAACAAGGTGGCAAGCGCGCCATCAGAATGGGTAAATGGAAATTAATTTTGTATAAAACCAACACTGACCTCAACCCAAAAATGGAACTCTTTGATTTAGAAGCTGATATTTCTGAGCAAAAAGACCTTTCAAAACAACTGCCCGAAAAAGTTTCGGCTCTTCTTAAGCTTATGGATAAGGCACACACACCAGCAGAAAATCCTACTTTTAAATTTGCTTCTGAACGTACGCCTGAAGAATTACAACGCCTGAAAAAATCCAAAAAGAAAAAGAATAACAAAAAGTAA
- a CDS encoding DUF3228 family protein, with protein sequence MNIEMCEFAERQYKKDFYGTRVNEAMVNKMIDLAKVPYEVIPGYADFCCIAVLKNHSESEGYIFPDLESLTIEREEAKKLGAELHCAYEARNENELAVLVDWVSGINPSRAEWVHLILYSREQMEKEGDKVNADWAIVSINGAATKEVEPMRPITSMRNALGVEEGGSGVAIDRKAYQESVDFWSKYIMIRREEV encoded by the coding sequence ATGAATATTGAGATGTGTGAGTTTGCTGAAAGGCAATACAAGAAAGATTTTTATGGAACTCGAGTAAATGAAGCCATGGTTAATAAGATGATTGACTTAGCTAAAGTTCCTTATGAAGTTATTCCAGGCTATGCTGACTTTTGTTGTATTGCAGTTTTAAAAAATCACTCTGAATCAGAGGGGTACATTTTTCCGGACTTGGAAAGTCTAACAATTGAACGTGAGGAAGCTAAAAAACTTGGTGCGGAACTGCACTGTGCTTATGAAGCGAGAAATGAAAATGAGTTAGCCGTTTTGGTTGATTGGGTAAGCGGTATCAACCCAAGTCGTGCGGAATGGGTGCATCTCATCCTTTATTCACGTGAGCAGATGGAAAAAGAGGGTGATAAAGTTAATGCGGATTGGGCAATTGTTTCGATTAATGGTGCAGCGACAAAAGAAGTAGAACCTATGAGACCAATTACTTCAATGCGAAATGCTTTAGGCGTTGAAGAGGGAGGCTCGGGTGTTGCGATTGATCGTAAAGCTTATCAAGAAAGCGTAGATTTTTGGTCAAAATATATCATGATTCGCCGCGAGGAAGTTTAA
- a CDS encoding sulfurtransferase TusA family protein: MSRVLEFELSDEVQEELVEFKGKKENYEKGDMSMDAWQKRRLWQGIYGQRQPEVQMIRVKVPYGITNSKQVRQLASMAEKHSNSVLHITTRSAIQMHYVPFANTPEFVKDLTEVGLTSREGCGNTIRNVTADPFASTGAGQLFDVVPVAKRVVEHSLRNPYAQNFPRKFKMTFSGNEAEDNGHSFMHDVGFIASKIEDGSYKFNVYAGGGLGGRPIGADLVDEDLPVEDALICATAFMRIFNEHGNRENRNKARMKFIKHTWGLEKFIEAYKAEFNRIKESEYGQSLVLSFEEGELELPQDSADVSKVGSLVDDAEWVKNCVRPQNVEDLYTIQVRVDLGDFTSEQARTLSDIADKFGSGEIRTLPSQNIVLTDVKLENVAGIYAELKAAGYANSQFHHITNVVACPGRSTCNLSVTSSKGLAEALNESFKDEADIAEVGDKVRINISGCHNGCGRHSVASIGFNGSSRVLGDKAVPCAMMQIGGGVGFGRREMARRVGRVAAKKAPEAVRAVIDHYKAQNSDLSLEDWLVQVDVKELKPVIKPFDAVDAYDENPDVYADYHQAEGDEYSPAVGAGECAGGVLNLVGESLDDAHNYITMARKVFDQEFFADVIFNSQEAMRHAFDAALMQAGEKVADYKEAFDKYVEFFTTNTVTPDPKAILREDAPAEVTFAYAAEFLQAAELFVNDFLAAYNKDKAACEPFLNTEEVKEGRPFLDLRGIECPMNYVKAKLVLNGLEDGKELAMIIDTGDSFRQVPSSLKKDGHTVVELDPINDNQNYSLIVLKNGENNK; the protein is encoded by the coding sequence ATGTCTAGAGTACTAGAATTTGAACTTTCTGACGAAGTACAAGAAGAACTCGTAGAGTTCAAAGGAAAAAAAGAGAACTACGAAAAAGGCGACATGAGCATGGATGCTTGGCAAAAGCGTCGCTTATGGCAGGGTATTTATGGTCAACGCCAACCAGAAGTACAAATGATTCGAGTTAAGGTTCCTTACGGGATCACCAACTCTAAGCAAGTTCGTCAATTGGCGAGTATGGCTGAAAAGCACTCTAATTCTGTTTTACATATAACAACTCGTTCTGCAATTCAGATGCACTATGTACCATTCGCTAATACACCTGAGTTTGTCAAAGATTTGACTGAAGTCGGTCTTACTTCTCGTGAAGGTTGTGGTAACACAATCCGTAACGTCACTGCTGATCCATTTGCCTCTACTGGTGCAGGTCAGCTTTTCGATGTTGTTCCAGTAGCTAAGCGCGTCGTTGAGCACTCACTCCGTAACCCTTATGCACAGAACTTCCCACGTAAGTTTAAAATGACTTTTTCCGGTAACGAAGCGGAAGACAATGGCCACTCATTCATGCATGATGTTGGTTTTATTGCTTCAAAAATTGAAGATGGTTCTTACAAATTTAATGTCTACGCTGGTGGTGGCCTTGGTGGTCGTCCAATCGGTGCTGATTTAGTTGATGAAGATCTCCCAGTAGAAGACGCACTTATCTGTGCGACGGCTTTCATGCGTATTTTTAACGAGCACGGCAATCGCGAAAACCGCAATAAAGCTCGTATGAAATTCATTAAGCACACATGGGGCCTCGAGAAATTCATCGAAGCCTATAAAGCTGAGTTTAACCGTATTAAAGAATCTGAGTATGGTCAGTCACTTGTCCTTTCTTTCGAAGAAGGCGAGCTCGAATTACCACAAGACTCTGCTGACGTAAGCAAAGTTGGCTCACTCGTTGATGATGCTGAATGGGTTAAGAACTGCGTTCGCCCACAGAATGTTGAAGACCTCTATACTATTCAAGTGAGAGTTGATCTTGGTGACTTTACTTCTGAGCAAGCTCGTACACTTTCTGATATTGCGGACAAATTTGGTTCTGGCGAAATCCGTACATTACCGAGTCAAAATATCGTTCTTACAGATGTGAAACTTGAAAATGTTGCAGGCATTTATGCTGAATTGAAAGCTGCGGGTTACGCAAACTCTCAATTCCACCACATTACTAACGTGGTAGCTTGCCCAGGTCGCTCAACTTGTAACCTTTCGGTAACTTCTTCGAAAGGTTTAGCTGAAGCACTTAACGAGTCTTTTAAAGACGAAGCTGATATCGCTGAAGTGGGTGACAAAGTTCGTATCAATATTTCTGGTTGCCACAATGGTTGTGGTCGTCACTCAGTAGCGTCCATTGGTTTCAATGGTTCAAGTCGTGTTCTCGGCGATAAAGCTGTACCATGTGCCATGATGCAAATTGGTGGCGGTGTTGGATTTGGTCGTCGCGAGATGGCTCGTCGCGTAGGCCGAGTTGCGGCTAAGAAAGCTCCAGAAGCTGTACGTGCCGTTATCGATCACTACAAAGCACAGAACTCTGACTTAAGTCTCGAAGATTGGTTGGTACAAGTTGATGTGAAAGAACTCAAGCCAGTTATTAAGCCTTTTGATGCAGTTGACGCCTATGATGAAAACCCAGATGTTTACGCTGACTATCACCAAGCGGAAGGCGACGAGTACTCTCCAGCAGTTGGTGCCGGTGAATGTGCTGGTGGTGTTCTTAACCTCGTAGGCGAATCACTTGATGACGCTCACAACTACATCACAATGGCGCGTAAAGTTTTCGATCAAGAATTCTTCGCAGACGTTATCTTCAACTCGCAAGAAGCTATGCGTCACGCTTTTGATGCAGCGCTTATGCAAGCTGGTGAGAAAGTCGCTGATTATAAAGAAGCTTTCGACAAGTATGTTGAGTTCTTCACTACAAACACTGTGACTCCTGATCCGAAAGCAATCTTGAGAGAAGATGCACCTGCAGAAGTTACTTTTGCTTATGCCGCAGAATTCCTTCAAGCAGCTGAGCTATTCGTAAATGACTTCCTCGCCGCCTACAATAAAGATAAAGCAGCTTGCGAACCTTTCCTCAATACTGAAGAAGTTAAAGAGGGACGTCCTTTCTTAGACCTTCGTGGTATTGAATGTCCAATGAACTATGTGAAGGCTAAATTAGTTCTCAATGGTCTTGAAGATGGTAAAGAACTTGCGATGATTATTGATACAGGTGATTCTTTCCGTCAAGTGCCAAGCTCACTTAAGAAAGATGGTCACACGGTTGTTGAACTCGACCCGATCAACGATAATCAAAACTATTCATTGATTGTCTTAAAAAATGGCGAAAATAATAAGTAG
- a CDS encoding DUF748 domain-containing protein, protein MLKKISPYLGQTKKTRRIRITLISCVFFYFIFLGLIAPVIVRSQATKQISELIQRPVQIEKISINPFCNSISIKKFAILETDNNEFLSWEEFYINFELSSIFTFSWNFNEIALKKPQVKVSRLTAQLFNFSDIIETLNQLPKQEVDEPTPIPPIFIKSFTVTDGQVLIKDLSRGKEKSLEVPSIDLSISNFHTKINKDKNNHYDFRILTEHNAGLHWQGQVNISPLSSKGTLKINGAKIKNIYDAFADELPFTIVSGDIGLELNYTTSFDKKLSFQVSDGQFTLDQFNVEYKDKSPLIQLNALKISDVSYDLNSQNLIVPLIEFTDTNAYSTLLETGLPKSLRLTELDAFTQALIGEQKAPQTNASSPSNQKNGISLAKSPINFVIKEVRGEKLNAYFTDESTQEKPHAKIEDIEFSLKNLHSEHAEKFSMASQFTINDTAKFELNSQGALFPIQSTGDIKLNNFQLAFSNPYLTRFQLPITVDQGSLLQNLDYEIALNDEFQLIKGKIKTEIELIDFSVKDDLTDKLLLSDTKILQAYEAVDPNSRIHVLGSLDIMTREAAAEFHIRSINLANAAEHVANELPFKVIAGELEFMSRAQAQLGDDFQITSSDGAMNLSSLLIQERNGKELIRLDQFSIDGISADLKEQQVSLGKIDLKGFQANAHLNPKKELNFIKATDFSQLIKSLKKYQVKPDSSTVPTQEPQTKVKDNPKPWQVNVNEIDLSKINLTFLDESINQAATQRVDNIHVKVKDLSNKKGHIFTSSIEALINQDAKVSIKSEAGLNPLTLDSHLILEPLSLKNLQNYLAEFLNVKLQECKISTNTKISYIDEKAKLSGDFTSTGFQLNDLTDEKLLSYETFKISGFDIDPLMLTVKVEEIQVNEPKMFLELDPNMKLNLASILKENSPTETPKDQVEVNDKPATKLTPHIEIKKFTLNNAHGKFNDLSISPNFSMSLDKFSGSINNISNNAQQQSDWFFQGFVDNYAPLKMKGQSRFLAKPFALDLNMTLDNLGLTGFSPYTGTFIGYKLQEGQLSLDLDYSLVNNELDGKNKVLMSRFDLGKSVDSEQAVNLPIKLAVALIRDHKKNIDLDLNIHGDINDPSFSVLNLLWKVFSNIIVKAATSPFSLLANLANSGEEDLNLIEFEAGKVSLTETEQAKLRTLSSALEKRPTLGLNITGYHEYVSDTEQLKHAQLEKRIEKKIAVLRSDKPNLENANALALAQIYEDESGESMNALLASQEQVDNTSKSQVLTTPQNEKNIRSSRIRVGGSKFRNRRKTTKAKTTKPELVSNKQAESAEDEAQAQEKAPQVNIEELARTFLLERIEISKDELDQLALNRAQVVKQFLIDELKVPASRVFLLAPKEELNQKTVELNIEAL, encoded by the coding sequence ATGCTAAAAAAAATTTCTCCTTATCTAGGGCAAACAAAAAAAACTCGCCGTATTAGAATCACCCTGATTTCTTGTGTATTTTTCTATTTTATATTTCTTGGGCTTATTGCGCCCGTCATCGTTCGAAGCCAAGCCACCAAGCAGATTTCTGAACTCATTCAACGACCAGTTCAGATTGAAAAAATCTCCATCAACCCATTCTGCAATAGCATAAGTATTAAAAAATTTGCTATACTTGAAACAGATAATAACGAGTTTTTAAGCTGGGAAGAATTTTACATAAACTTCGAATTGAGCTCAATTTTTACTTTCTCTTGGAACTTTAACGAGATCGCCCTAAAAAAGCCACAGGTAAAAGTTTCTCGACTTACAGCTCAGCTCTTTAACTTCAGCGACATTATCGAAACTCTCAATCAACTACCAAAACAAGAAGTTGATGAACCCACACCAATCCCACCGATTTTTATTAAATCATTTACGGTTACAGATGGGCAAGTACTTATTAAAGACCTCTCTCGAGGCAAAGAAAAGTCACTTGAAGTACCTTCCATTGATTTGAGCATCAGTAATTTCCATACCAAAATTAACAAAGATAAAAATAACCACTACGACTTTCGAATACTTACCGAACATAATGCAGGTCTACATTGGCAAGGCCAAGTTAATATCTCACCTCTAAGCTCAAAGGGGACACTAAAAATTAATGGTGCGAAGATTAAAAACATTTACGATGCCTTTGCGGACGAATTGCCCTTCACCATTGTATCGGGAGATATTGGGCTTGAACTGAACTACACAACATCTTTTGACAAGAAATTATCATTCCAGGTCAGTGATGGACAATTCACACTCGATCAATTTAATGTGGAGTACAAAGATAAGTCTCCCCTAATTCAGTTGAATGCATTGAAGATATCAGATGTATCTTATGATCTGAATTCTCAAAACCTAATTGTCCCTTTAATTGAATTCACTGATACAAACGCTTACTCAACTTTACTCGAAACGGGTCTCCCAAAATCTCTTCGTTTAACCGAATTAGATGCCTTTACACAAGCTTTGATAGGTGAACAAAAAGCTCCTCAAACAAACGCTTCTTCTCCATCAAATCAAAAAAATGGAATCAGCTTAGCAAAATCACCTATAAATTTTGTGATCAAAGAAGTACGAGGCGAGAAACTCAACGCCTACTTTACCGATGAAAGTACCCAAGAGAAACCTCACGCAAAAATTGAAGATATTGAATTCTCTTTAAAAAACTTACATAGTGAGCATGCGGAAAAATTCTCCATGGCGAGTCAATTCACCATTAATGACACCGCTAAATTTGAGCTCAATTCACAAGGTGCTCTATTTCCCATCCAAAGTACAGGCGATATTAAGCTCAATAATTTCCAGCTGGCTTTTTCTAACCCCTACCTCACTCGCTTCCAGCTACCCATAACTGTTGACCAAGGTTCCTTACTCCAAAACCTTGACTATGAAATCGCATTAAACGATGAATTTCAACTAATCAAAGGGAAGATTAAAACTGAAATCGAACTCATCGATTTTTCTGTAAAAGATGACCTCACAGATAAACTTCTTTTAAGTGATACTAAAATACTCCAAGCATATGAAGCTGTAGATCCTAACTCACGCATCCACGTTTTAGGAAGTCTCGACATCATGACGAGAGAAGCCGCAGCAGAGTTCCACATTCGTTCTATTAACCTTGCTAATGCAGCCGAGCATGTTGCCAATGAACTCCCATTCAAAGTTATCGCAGGTGAATTAGAATTCATGAGTCGTGCACAAGCTCAACTTGGAGATGATTTTCAAATCACCTCGAGTGATGGTGCCATGAATTTGAGTTCATTGCTCATTCAAGAAAGAAATGGCAAGGAACTCATTCGCCTCGATCAATTTTCAATCGATGGAATCAGCGCTGATTTAAAAGAACAGCAAGTTTCACTAGGCAAAATTGACCTCAAAGGCTTCCAAGCCAACGCCCATCTAAACCCCAAGAAAGAGTTAAATTTCATTAAGGCTACTGACTTTAGTCAATTAATAAAAAGCCTCAAGAAATATCAAGTGAAACCCGATTCAAGTACTGTACCTACACAAGAGCCACAAACAAAGGTCAAGGACAACCCCAAACCATGGCAAGTTAATGTAAACGAAATTGATTTATCCAAGATCAACCTCACTTTTTTGGATGAATCCATTAACCAAGCTGCTACACAGAGAGTCGATAATATTCACGTAAAAGTAAAGGATTTAAGCAACAAAAAAGGTCACATTTTCACGAGTTCAATTGAAGCACTCATCAACCAAGATGCTAAAGTCTCGATCAAGTCAGAAGCAGGCCTCAATCCACTAACTCTAGACTCTCACCTTATTCTTGAGCCACTCTCGCTGAAAAACTTACAAAATTATTTGGCCGAATTCCTCAATGTGAAATTGCAAGAATGTAAGATTTCTACTAACACCAAGATCTCTTATATTGACGAAAAAGCTAAGCTATCTGGAGACTTTACCAGTACCGGTTTTCAATTAAATGATTTAACAGACGAGAAGCTTTTATCCTATGAAACCTTTAAAATTAGTGGTTTTGACATCGACCCACTCATGCTCACAGTTAAAGTAGAAGAGATTCAAGTCAATGAACCAAAAATGTTCCTTGAACTCGACCCAAACATGAAACTTAATTTGGCTAGTATTCTAAAAGAAAATTCTCCTACGGAAACTCCCAAAGACCAAGTTGAAGTCAATGATAAGCCTGCAACTAAGCTCACACCTCACATCGAAATAAAAAAATTCACCCTAAACAATGCCCACGGTAAATTTAATGACTTAAGCATTAGTCCTAACTTCTCAATGTCTCTAGATAAATTTTCTGGGTCAATCAATAACATCTCTAACAACGCTCAGCAGCAATCAGACTGGTTCTTTCAGGGCTTTGTTGACAACTATGCCCCTCTCAAAATGAAAGGACAAAGCCGTTTTCTTGCAAAGCCATTCGCCTTAGACCTTAATATGACCCTCGACAATCTCGGTTTAACTGGATTCAGCCCCTATACGGGCACCTTCATTGGTTATAAACTCCAAGAAGGTCAACTCTCCTTAGACCTAGATTATAGCCTTGTAAACAATGAACTCGATGGCAAAAACAAAGTTCTCATGTCTCGCTTTGATTTGGGTAAATCCGTGGATAGTGAACAAGCGGTTAACCTACCTATAAAATTAGCCGTCGCCCTCATCCGCGACCACAAGAAAAATATCGACCTCGACCTTAATATTCACGGCGACATAAACGACCCAAGTTTTAGTGTTCTCAATTTATTGTGGAAAGTTTTTTCAAACATCATTGTCAAGGCCGCTACATCTCCATTCAGCCTACTTGCGAACCTCGCAAATAGTGGCGAAGAAGACCTTAATCTAATTGAATTTGAAGCTGGAAAAGTAAGTCTTACTGAAACTGAACAAGCAAAATTACGTACCCTTAGTAGTGCTTTAGAAAAACGTCCAACTTTGGGACTAAATATTACGGGCTATCATGAATACGTCAGTGATACAGAGCAACTCAAACATGCTCAACTTGAGAAAAGAATTGAGAAAAAAATAGCCGTATTAAGGAGCGACAAACCCAACTTAGAAAATGCAAACGCCCTTGCACTCGCCCAAATATATGAAGACGAGAGTGGGGAAAGTATGAATGCATTACTAGCCTCGCAAGAACAAGTTGATAACACTAGTAAAAGCCAAGTACTCACCACCCCTCAAAATGAAAAAAACATTCGCTCAAGTCGAATCAGAGTTGGTGGAAGCAAATTCCGTAACCGCCGTAAAACGACTAAAGCCAAAACAACAAAACCAGAGCTAGTCAGCAATAAGCAAGCTGAATCAGCCGAGGATGAGGCTCAAGCTCAGGAAAAAGCTCCTCAAGTGAATATTGAAGAACTGGCTCGCACTTTCTTACTTGAACGTATTGAGATATCAAAAGACGAGCTTGATCAACTCGCCTTAAATCGAGCACAAGTTGTGAAACAATTTTTAATTGACGAACTTAAAGTACCCGCCTCGCGAGTTTTTCTTTTAGCCCCAAAAGAAGAGTTAAATCAGAAGACAGTTGAACTCAACATTGAGGCTCTCTAA